One genomic segment of Gottschalkia acidurici 9a includes these proteins:
- a CDS encoding formate/nitrite transporter family protein → MFDKTSSSTSTSFRRGNKSIYGETVDKVSTAAKIKSRKINYSKGRFVALSMFGGVFVGFGVMLASAIGGYLDRVNPSLGIIGAGLVFGVGLSFVFMAGGELSTSNSLIVTIGFLDKRITLKDSLRIFVYSFIGNFAGSLIFAILLATSGIIKGPVAEQVLKVSSVKMTTPFLQLIMRGIICNIIICSTAWSINRISDNISRIVMGFWCSFAFVASGLENSVANMTLLPTALMVIRDVDISIQGLVRNILYSTIGNFIGGSIFVGLPYWYIASRKNIYNKN, encoded by the coding sequence ATGTTTGATAAAACATCTAGTAGCACATCTACATCATTTAGACGTGGAAATAAAAGTATCTACGGGGAAACTGTTGACAAGGTATCTACAGCTGCAAAGATAAAAAGTAGAAAGATAAACTATAGCAAAGGAAGATTTGTAGCTTTATCAATGTTTGGAGGAGTTTTTGTAGGATTTGGAGTTATGTTGGCTAGTGCTATAGGAGGATATCTAGATAGAGTAAATCCTAGTTTGGGTATAATTGGAGCAGGTCTTGTATTTGGAGTAGGTCTAAGTTTTGTTTTCATGGCAGGAGGTGAGTTATCTACATCAAATAGCTTAATAGTAACAATAGGTTTCTTAGATAAAAGAATTACTTTAAAGGATTCGTTAAGAATATTTGTATATAGTTTTATAGGAAACTTTGCAGGATCATTAATTTTTGCCATACTTTTAGCTACATCTGGAATTATAAAAGGGCCAGTCGCAGAACAGGTATTAAAAGTTTCTTCAGTTAAAATGACAACACCTTTCCTTCAACTGATTATGAGAGGAATTATTTGTAATATAATTATATGTTCTACAGCATGGTCTATAAATAGGATAAGTGATAATATTTCTAGAATCGTAATGGGATTTTGGTGTTCATTTGCATTCGTTGCATCAGGTCTTGAAAACAGTGTGGCTAATATGACATTACTACCAACAGCTTTAATGGTAATACGAGATGTCGACATAAGTATTCAAGGACTAGTGCGTAATATATTATATTCAACTATAGGAAATTTTATAGGTGGATCAATATTTGTGGGACTTCCTTACTGGTATATAGCAAGTAGAAAAAATATTTATAACAAAAACTAA